A single genomic interval of uncultured Desulfobulbus sp. harbors:
- a CDS encoding amino acid ABC transporter permease, translated as MEQIFNFSVITNNFTYFMVGRFPHGPLGGLGLTIYLAIVACVLSFFGGLPLGLLSLSRNRGIRYPALAFINLLRSMPLLMVIFWMYFLMPALFGKVAETQTVIMALTLFTSAYMSRIVVAGVEGIPRGQMEAALSTGLSHNQAMLYIILPQGLRNMIPSFVNQFVSLIKDTSLAFIVGVSELTHVATQINNREMAYPMEIFIFIALVYFLLCFAFTSLSRWLEKRLSWRKPL; from the coding sequence ATGGAGCAGATCTTTAATTTCTCGGTTATCACCAACAACTTCACCTACTTCATGGTCGGTCGTTTTCCCCACGGCCCGCTCGGCGGCCTGGGGTTGACCATTTACCTGGCGATTGTCGCCTGTGTTCTCTCCTTTTTCGGGGGTCTGCCCCTCGGCCTGCTCAGCCTCTCCCGCAACAGGGGTATCCGCTACCCGGCACTGGCCTTCATCAACCTGCTTCGAAGCATGCCGCTGCTGATGGTCATCTTTTGGATGTACTTCCTCATGCCCGCCCTGTTCGGCAAGGTGGCGGAAACCCAGACCGTGATCATGGCCCTGACCCTGTTCACCTCGGCCTACATGTCGCGGATCGTCGTTGCCGGAGTTGAGGGCATCCCCCGAGGACAGATGGAGGCGGCCCTGTCCACCGGGCTGTCCCACAACCAGGCCATGTTGTACATCATCCTCCCCCAGGGACTGCGCAACATGATCCCGTCCTTTGTCAATCAGTTCGTCTCCCTGATCAAGGACACCTCCCTGGCCTTTATTGTCGGTGTCTCCGAGCTGACCCATGTGGCCACCCAGATCAACAACCGGGAAATGGCCTATCCCATGGAAATTTTTATTTTTATCGCCCTGGTCTATTTTCTCCTCTGCTTTGCCTTCACCAGCCTGTCCCGTTGGCTGGAAAAACGGCTGTCCTGGAGAAAACCCCTCTGA
- a CDS encoding amino acid ABC transporter permease, protein MLSYHFDWSVITSGTYHDWLVSGVIVTLKLSAISIVLSFVIGLLIAVMRMSHNRFVRWFSHVYLEFFRNTPLLVQIFFWYFGSYRILPMVVNDWLNEVGFEFAAAVIALSIYTSAFIAEDIRSGVLSIPKEQMEAARSAGFSYLQSMRYVILPQAVRITIPPLINQFLNLAKNSSLAMTIGVMELTYQARQVESYTFKGFEAFTAATVVYVVISLAITFAVNLYNDKVLNIHRAR, encoded by the coding sequence GTGCTCTCCTACCACTTCGACTGGTCCGTCATCACCAGCGGCACCTATCACGACTGGCTGGTTTCCGGGGTAATTGTTACCCTCAAGCTCTCGGCCATTTCTATTGTGCTCTCCTTTGTCATCGGCCTGTTGATTGCGGTGATGCGCATGAGCCACAACCGATTTGTGCGCTGGTTTTCCCATGTCTATCTGGAATTCTTCCGCAATACCCCGCTGTTGGTGCAGATCTTTTTCTGGTACTTCGGCTCCTACCGGATCCTCCCCATGGTGGTCAACGACTGGCTCAACGAGGTCGGCTTCGAATTTGCAGCGGCGGTCATCGCCCTGTCCATCTACACCTCGGCCTTCATCGCCGAGGATATCCGCTCCGGCGTGCTCTCCATTCCCAAGGAGCAGATGGAGGCGGCCCGCAGTGCCGGCTTCTCTTACCTCCAATCCATGCGCTATGTCATCCTGCCCCAGGCGGTACGGATCACCATCCCGCCGTTGATCAACCAATTCCTCAACCTGGCCAAGAACTCTTCCCTGGCCATGACCATCGGCGTCATGGAGCTGACCTACCAGGCACGACAGGTGGAAAGCTACACTTTTAAAGGATTTGAAGCCTTTACCGCCGCCACCGTGGTCTATGTGGTGATCTCGCTGGCCATCACCTTTGCGGTCAACCTCTATAACGACAAGGTTCTCAACATCCATCGGGCGCGCTGA
- the thiC gene encoding phosphomethylpyrimidine synthase ThiC: protein MKTQIELARALTLTPQMEAVAQAEGLPAEFIREKVALGEIVIANHPNRPQQKVVGIGSGLRTKVNASIGTSSDICDLDAEIRKAHIAEEEGADTLMELSVGGNLDRIRREVLAATSLPVGNVPLYQAFKETARRHKNPTRLDPEFLFELIERQLEDGLSFMAIHCGINRYTIERLRKQGFRYGGLASKGGTFMVAWMDATGRENPLYEQFDRVCGLMKKYDAILSLGNGIRAGAIHDSHDRAQMAEMIINCELAELGREMGCQMMVEGPGHVPLDEIAANILLEKRMSGNAPYYVLGPLPLDTGAGYDHITAAIGAATSARHGADLICYITPAEHLALPNENDVREGVRATRLAVRIGDVAKYPDRRDREKQAAMARRDMRWQDLEQHLLFPEQARAIRAERTPEADDTCTMCGDFCAMKKGMEVFQGDIGGDKVSLPETAPAL, encoded by the coding sequence ATGAAAACCCAGATCGAGCTCGCCCGAGCTCTCACTCTTACCCCGCAAATGGAAGCCGTGGCTCAGGCCGAAGGCCTTCCCGCCGAATTTATCCGTGAAAAAGTCGCGCTCGGTGAAATCGTCATCGCCAACCATCCAAACCGCCCGCAGCAGAAGGTGGTCGGTATCGGCAGCGGTCTGCGCACCAAGGTCAACGCCTCGATCGGTACCTCCTCGGATATCTGTGATCTGGATGCGGAGATCCGTAAAGCACACATCGCCGAAGAGGAAGGGGCCGATACCCTGATGGAGTTGTCGGTGGGCGGCAACCTGGACAGGATCCGCCGCGAGGTCCTGGCCGCCACCTCCCTGCCGGTGGGTAATGTTCCCCTCTACCAGGCCTTCAAGGAGACAGCGCGCAGGCACAAGAATCCCACCAGGCTTGATCCGGAATTTCTCTTTGAACTCATCGAACGCCAGTTGGAGGACGGCCTGAGTTTCATGGCCATCCATTGCGGAATCAACCGGTACACCATCGAGCGGCTGCGCAAGCAGGGCTTCCGCTACGGCGGCCTGGCCTCCAAGGGCGGCACCTTCATGGTGGCCTGGATGGATGCAACCGGACGGGAGAACCCGCTCTACGAACAGTTTGACCGGGTTTGCGGCCTGATGAAAAAATACGATGCCATCCTCAGTCTCGGCAACGGCATCCGTGCCGGAGCCATCCACGACAGTCACGACCGGGCGCAGATGGCGGAGATGATCATCAACTGCGAGCTGGCCGAACTCGGCCGGGAGATGGGCTGCCAGATGATGGTCGAAGGCCCCGGCCATGTACCTTTGGATGAAATCGCGGCCAACATCCTCCTGGAAAAACGGATGAGCGGCAATGCCCCCTATTACGTCCTCGGCCCCCTGCCCCTGGATACCGGCGCCGGTTACGACCATATCACTGCCGCCATCGGTGCGGCCACCTCGGCCCGCCACGGTGCGGATCTGATCTGCTACATCACTCCGGCCGAACACCTGGCTCTGCCCAATGAAAACGATGTCCGCGAAGGGGTGCGCGCCACCCGGCTGGCGGTGCGCATCGGGGATGTGGCCAAGTACCCCGATCGCCGCGACCGGGAAAAACAGGCGGCCATGGCCAGGCGCGATATGCGCTGGCAGGACCTGGAACAGCATCTGCTCTTCCCCGAGCAGGCCAGGGCGATTCGCGCCGAACGCACTCCCGAAGCCGACGACACCTGCACCATGTGCGGCGACTTCTGCGCCATGAAAAAGGGCATGGAGGTTTTTCAAGGGGATATCGGCGGCGACAAGGTCTCACTCCCCGAGACGGCCCCTGCCCTGTAA
- the cobT gene encoding nicotinate-nucleotide--dimethylbenzimidazole phosphoribosyltransferase: MRLLETSIAAIKTPDQNVHQQALRRLADQARPQGSLGILEPLSARLAAITGTLNVQFRNKIIVTCAGDHGVVEEGVSLFPQEVTPQMVYNFVQGGASVSVLARNAGASVRVADLGVNHDFAEDLPIFHKKIAKGTANFAKEPAMTRYQAIYSLEAGIEIVNQLVDEEGMDLLGTGDMGIGNTTPSAAIIAAFSGLPVETVTGRGTGIDNAMLANKVRVIEQALALHQPDPTDALDVLAKVGGFEIGGLAGLVIGAASRGIPVICDGLISTAGALIACELVPAAKDYLFASHNSVEIGHRCMLDRLGIQPLINLDFRLGEGTGAAVAMHLLGSATRVLAEIKTWAEVGIVDAQQQ; this comes from the coding sequence ATGCGCCTTTTAGAGACCTCCATTGCAGCCATCAAGACTCCTGACCAGAATGTCCATCAACAGGCCCTGCGACGCCTTGCCGACCAGGCCCGGCCCCAGGGGAGCCTCGGTATCCTCGAGCCCCTTTCCGCCCGGCTGGCAGCCATCACCGGCACCCTGAACGTCCAGTTCCGCAACAAGATCATCGTCACCTGTGCCGGCGATCACGGAGTGGTCGAGGAAGGGGTCAGCCTCTTTCCCCAGGAAGTCACTCCGCAGATGGTCTACAACTTTGTGCAGGGCGGGGCCTCGGTCAGTGTCCTTGCGCGCAATGCCGGCGCCTCGGTGCGGGTGGCCGACCTGGGGGTCAATCACGATTTCGCCGAAGATCTGCCCATCTTTCATAAAAAAATCGCCAAGGGCACGGCCAACTTTGCCAAGGAACCGGCCATGACCCGCTATCAGGCAATCTATTCCCTGGAGGCCGGGATTGAAATCGTCAACCAACTGGTTGACGAGGAAGGCATGGACCTGCTGGGGACCGGCGACATGGGCATCGGCAACACCACCCCGTCTGCAGCCATCATTGCCGCCTTCTCCGGCCTGCCGGTGGAAACCGTCACCGGTCGAGGCACAGGCATCGACAACGCCATGCTGGCCAACAAGGTGCGGGTGATCGAACAGGCGCTGGCCCTGCATCAGCCCGATCCCACCGATGCCCTTGATGTGCTCGCCAAGGTCGGCGGCTTTGAGATCGGCGGCCTTGCCGGTCTGGTGATCGGCGCGGCCAGCCGAGGCATTCCGGTCATCTGCGATGGCCTGATCTCCACCGCCGGCGCCCTCATTGCCTGCGAACTGGTCCCTGCGGCCAAGGATTATCTCTTTGCCAGCCATAACTCGGTGGAGATCGGCCATCGCTGCATGCTGGATCGCTTGGGGATCCAGCCACTGATCAACCTGGATTTCCGCCTGGGCGAAGGTACCGGTGCGGCGGTGGCCATGCACCTGCTCGGCTCCGCAACCCGCGTACTTGCTGAAATCAAGACCTGGGCCGAAGTGGGTATCGTCGATGCCCAGCAGCAATGA
- a CDS encoding helix-turn-helix domain-containing protein — protein MNNSGSVDINGEKIRLVREERGLTQLYLATVVGVTTDTISRWENRRYPSIKVENAKKLAEALEIPLEELLDAAGENSESEECSDSLDSSVASEDAQTRFPANFRRKILWILTALVLVAAVGAGALYLWFNQSTLQARRIMPKKTAPNLPFPVLIEVRGPVESRSSLLVRDEIEGDVEAYGTMEGGKPKQFGKNPRWIGRLRNGKAVFLYMVTPGKRVKPEQTITISGDFITREGQLLGDKINGSSQILISLYHWADTDQDYVISDDEILKAYETYSLPGDPSINFTALEELWLAGKYTWNKRTQAFDAVPGSGKE, from the coding sequence ATGAACAATAGCGGCAGTGTCGATATCAATGGCGAGAAAATCCGCCTGGTCAGAGAAGAACGAGGGTTGACCCAGCTCTATCTGGCAACGGTCGTCGGTGTGACCACGGACACCATCTCCCGTTGGGAAAACCGTCGTTACCCCTCAATCAAGGTGGAAAATGCCAAGAAGCTGGCCGAGGCTCTGGAGATCCCCCTGGAGGAACTACTGGATGCTGCCGGGGAAAACAGTGAATCCGAGGAGTGCTCCGATTCGCTTGACAGCTCCGTTGCTTCGGAAGACGCGCAAACGCGTTTTCCAGCCAATTTTCGACGTAAAATCTTGTGGATCCTGACCGCACTGGTTCTGGTCGCGGCTGTCGGAGCAGGGGCCCTCTATCTCTGGTTCAATCAGTCGACCTTGCAGGCCAGGCGCATCATGCCCAAAAAGACGGCGCCCAACCTCCCCTTTCCGGTGCTGATCGAAGTACGCGGGCCGGTTGAATCCCGCAGCAGCCTGCTGGTCCGAGATGAAATAGAGGGCGATGTCGAGGCCTATGGCACAATGGAGGGCGGCAAGCCCAAACAGTTTGGCAAAAATCCGCGATGGATCGGTCGCCTACGCAATGGGAAGGCTGTCTTTCTCTACATGGTGACCCCGGGAAAACGGGTGAAGCCCGAGCAGACCATTACCATTTCCGGCGATTTCATCACCCGCGAAGGGCAACTGCTCGGTGACAAGATCAACGGCAGCAGCCAAATCCTAATCAGCCTCTATCACTGGGCCGATACGGACCAGGATTACGTGATCAGCGACGATGAGATCCTCAAAGCCTATGAAACCTACTCGCTGCCGGGTGACCCGTCGATCAACTTTACCGCGCTGGAAGAACTGTGGCTTGCCGGAAAGTATACCTGGAACAAACGGACCCAGGCCTTTGATGCCGTCCCTGGAAGCGGGAAGGAGTAG
- a CDS encoding amino acid ABC transporter ATP-binding protein encodes MITFEGVHKWYKHLHVLNDIKLHIPKGEVLVICGPSGSGKSTLIRTINQLEPINQGRLIVDGMDLSDPKTNINTLRAEIGFVFQQFNLYPHLSVLKNITLAPIKIRKANPKEAQEEAVALLDRVGLADKRHSYPSQLSGGQQQRVAIARALAMKPKIMLFDEPTSALDPEMIGEVLLVMKDLATTGITMAVVTHEMGFAREVAHRVAFIDGGTILELAPPEDFFLNPQHERAKKFLNQLLTPMHNG; translated from the coding sequence ATGATCACATTCGAGGGTGTGCACAAATGGTATAAACACCTGCATGTACTTAACGATATCAAGCTGCATATTCCCAAGGGCGAGGTTCTGGTTATCTGCGGGCCTTCCGGTTCCGGAAAATCGACCCTGATACGGACCATCAACCAGTTGGAACCGATCAACCAAGGACGTTTGATCGTCGATGGCATGGATCTCTCCGACCCGAAAACCAATATCAACACCCTGCGAGCTGAGATCGGGTTCGTCTTTCAACAGTTCAACCTCTATCCGCATCTCTCGGTCCTGAAAAACATCACCCTGGCCCCAATCAAGATCCGCAAGGCCAATCCCAAAGAGGCCCAGGAGGAGGCGGTTGCCCTCTTGGATCGGGTGGGTCTGGCCGACAAGCGTCATTCCTATCCGAGCCAGCTCTCCGGTGGTCAGCAACAGCGGGTGGCCATTGCCCGGGCCCTGGCGATGAAACCGAAAATAATGCTCTTTGACGAGCCCACCTCGGCCCTTGACCCGGAGATGATCGGCGAGGTGCTGCTGGTGATGAAAGATCTGGCCACCACCGGCATCACCATGGCTGTGGTCACCCACGAGATGGGCTTTGCCCGCGAAGTAGCCCACCGGGTGGCCTTTATCGACGGCGGAACCATCCTTGAACTGGCGCCCCCCGAAGACTTCTTCCTCAATCCCCAGCATGAACGGGCAAAAAAATTTCTCAACCAGCTGCTGACCCCGATGCACAACGGCTGA
- a CDS encoding ABC transporter substrate-binding protein, producing the protein MNKSMCLLAALALIVMTAVTATASETGDTLAAIKAKGVLVAGVKDSTPPFGYIDQDSRKIIGYDIDFINALAKRLGVAVELKPVTSASRMPQLQEGHIDIIAATMTKNAERAKVIDFSHAYFITGQKFITKKGAITSVKDLEGKRIGTAKGSTSEQNVSKAIPTAKVLSFDDYPQAFMALQQGKVAAVTTDEAILAGILAKSPNKAKFEIPKVQISVEPYGLGMRKDDTNFVNFVNQTLLEMEKSGEAKAIFEKWFGPDTSYSLERTFTITAEQ; encoded by the coding sequence ATGAACAAATCTATGTGTCTTCTTGCTGCACTGGCATTGATCGTCATGACCGCGGTTACCGCCACGGCTTCGGAAACCGGGGACACCCTGGCCGCGATCAAAGCCAAGGGCGTCTTGGTTGCCGGCGTGAAGGATTCCACCCCGCCCTTTGGCTATATCGATCAGGACAGCCGCAAGATCATCGGCTATGACATCGATTTCATCAACGCCCTGGCCAAGCGACTCGGCGTTGCGGTCGAGCTCAAACCGGTGACCTCCGCCAGCCGCATGCCGCAGTTGCAGGAAGGCCATATCGACATCATCGCCGCCACCATGACCAAGAATGCCGAGCGCGCCAAGGTGATCGATTTCAGCCACGCCTATTTCATCACCGGCCAGAAATTCATCACCAAAAAGGGCGCCATCACATCCGTCAAGGACCTGGAAGGCAAACGCATCGGTACCGCCAAGGGCTCGACCTCCGAGCAGAATGTGTCCAAGGCGATCCCCACGGCCAAGGTCCTCTCCTTTGACGACTATCCCCAGGCCTTCATGGCCCTGCAGCAGGGTAAGGTGGCCGCCGTGACCACCGATGAAGCCATCCTCGCCGGCATTCTCGCCAAGTCGCCCAACAAAGCCAAATTCGAAATTCCCAAGGTGCAAATTTCCGTTGAACCCTACGGCCTGGGTATGCGCAAGGACGACACCAACTTTGTCAACTTCGTCAACCAGACCCTGCTGGAGATGGAAAAAAGCGGTGAGGCCAAAGCCATCTTTGAAAAGTGGTTCGGCCCCGACACGTCCTACAGTTTGGAGCGGACCTTCACCATCACCGCAGAACAGTAA
- the ftsH gene encoding ATP-dependent zinc metalloprotease FtsH, translated as MENKHKFNMVFAVIAVFGILFFHELWTEQQKVEAVPYSEMETLLQQGKVKELTIREQYIVGELKQADQKGKTYIVANRVDPKLAEQLSKYDVPFTQVYESKFLSTLLSWIVPALIFFGIWFLIFRKIIERQGGMGGGFMSIGKSKAKIYVEQQTGVNFEDVAGVEESKAELEEIVEFLKAPDDYGKLGARMPKGILLVGPPGTGKTLLARAVAGEAGVPFFSISGSEFVEMFVGVGAARVRDLFEQARKSAPAIIFIDELDALGRARSAAGLGGNDEREQTLNQLLVELDGFDPTTGLVLLAATNRPEVLDPALLRAGRFDRQVLVDRPDKKGRIEILNVHMKKVQVGSDVNPSQVADLTTGFSGADLANLVNEAALLATRRQANKVEMEDFTQAIERIIAGLEKKNRLLNPRERKIVAYHEVGHALAALSLPGSDPVYKISIIPRGIGALGYTLQRPTEDRFLMTKEELENKIAVLLGGRAAEKLFFGHLSTGAADDIARATDIARNMVTRYGMDATIGFVVYEENQPNFLDQHGHGVSGCQISDSTAHQIDASVRKIIDDTFARTYAILETNRDLLDRCAKVLLEKETLLEKELVDLTKDLQKPVETTV; from the coding sequence ATGGAAAACAAACACAAGTTTAACATGGTTTTTGCCGTTATCGCGGTTTTCGGCATTCTTTTTTTTCATGAACTATGGACGGAACAGCAGAAGGTTGAGGCCGTGCCGTACAGCGAGATGGAAACCTTGCTGCAGCAGGGCAAGGTGAAGGAGCTGACCATCCGCGAACAGTATATTGTCGGTGAACTGAAGCAGGCCGATCAGAAGGGGAAAACCTATATCGTTGCCAACCGGGTGGATCCGAAACTGGCGGAACAGCTCTCAAAATACGATGTGCCCTTCACCCAGGTCTACGAGAGCAAATTTTTATCCACACTTCTGTCCTGGATTGTCCCGGCGCTGATTTTTTTTGGCATCTGGTTTCTCATCTTCCGCAAAATTATCGAACGCCAGGGGGGGATGGGCGGGGGATTCATGAGTATCGGCAAATCCAAGGCCAAGATCTATGTCGAACAGCAGACCGGGGTCAACTTTGAGGATGTGGCCGGCGTCGAGGAGAGTAAGGCCGAGCTGGAGGAAATTGTCGAATTTCTCAAAGCCCCGGATGATTACGGCAAGCTTGGGGCGAGAATGCCCAAGGGGATTTTACTCGTCGGCCCCCCGGGTACGGGAAAGACCTTGCTCGCGCGCGCGGTTGCCGGTGAGGCCGGGGTTCCCTTTTTTTCCATCAGCGGTTCGGAATTCGTGGAGATGTTTGTCGGCGTTGGCGCGGCCCGAGTGCGCGATCTCTTTGAGCAGGCGCGCAAATCTGCGCCGGCAATTATTTTTATCGACGAATTGGATGCCCTTGGGCGGGCGCGATCCGCAGCAGGCCTTGGCGGCAATGATGAGCGGGAACAGACCCTGAACCAGCTGCTGGTCGAACTCGACGGATTCGATCCCACCACCGGCCTGGTCCTTTTGGCGGCAACCAACCGGCCCGAGGTTCTGGATCCGGCCCTGCTGCGTGCCGGTCGCTTCGATCGCCAGGTGCTGGTGGATCGTCCGGATAAAAAAGGCAGAATCGAAATTCTCAATGTCCACATGAAAAAGGTCCAGGTGGGCAGTGATGTCAACCCCTCGCAGGTCGCTGACTTAACGACCGGTTTTTCCGGTGCCGATTTGGCCAACCTGGTCAATGAGGCTGCGTTGCTGGCCACTCGGCGGCAGGCCAACAAGGTTGAGATGGAAGATTTCACCCAGGCCATTGAGCGGATCATCGCCGGCCTGGAGAAGAAAAACCGTCTGCTCAATCCCCGCGAGCGGAAGATCGTGGCCTATCATGAGGTGGGCCATGCTCTGGCGGCCCTGTCGCTTCCCGGCAGTGATCCAGTCTACAAGATTTCCATCATCCCGCGTGGCATCGGCGCGTTGGGGTATACCCTGCAACGGCCGACCGAAGATCGTTTTCTGATGACCAAGGAAGAATTGGAAAATAAGATCGCGGTTCTCTTAGGCGGCCGGGCGGCGGAAAAGTTGTTTTTCGGCCATCTCTCCACTGGAGCTGCCGATGATATCGCCCGCGCCACCGATATCGCACGCAACATGGTGACCCGCTACGGTATGGATGCAACGATTGGTTTTGTGGTCTATGAGGAGAATCAACCGAACTTTTTGGATCAACATGGCCATGGCGTCAGCGGCTGTCAAATAAGCGACTCCACGGCCCATCAGATTGATGCCTCGGTCCGTAAAATCATTGATGATACCTTTGCCCGTACCTACGCTATCTTGGAAACCAACCGCGATCTCCTGGATCGTTGCGCCAAAGTGCTGTTGGAGAAAGAAACCTTGTTGGAAAAGGAACTGGTCGATTTGACCAAGGATTTGCAGAAGCCGGTAGAGACCACCGTTTAG
- a CDS encoding methyltransferase yields MTGYRLSSILLLMEEVALFDVVGEQGETGETICSRIGWDRAYGKRFLDCLCRLGLLDLEGASYLPSRFSRTFLCRRSAAFQGQTLAFEQHLHRSWQQLGATLRAGQRVFATENKSETELAEAFRLYLGAMDEAAALRAEELWQAIGPLPPRGCILDIGAGSGAFLAAFLRRHPTWSAMYCDLPQVVDSSNHPRLDPFASRLSWCRCNLLDAGDPEFAALPSSGYDLVLLSNLIHCQSAEENERILQRAVEKTAAEGKLLIHDFFSDCGWRGALYDLHMMLNTYNGRTYPVEECVDMAARCGFGYHISQALHSGSTLLTLARSESVLYGPTYT; encoded by the coding sequence TTGACCGGTTATCGACTCTCCTCCATCCTCCTGCTGATGGAGGAAGTCGCCCTGTTCGATGTAGTCGGCGAGCAGGGCGAAACCGGCGAGACCATCTGCAGCCGCATTGGTTGGGACCGGGCCTACGGCAAACGCTTTCTCGACTGCCTCTGCCGCCTCGGCCTGCTCGATCTCGAAGGCGCATCCTACCTGCCAAGCCGCTTCAGCCGCACCTTTCTCTGCCGGCGTTCCGCCGCCTTTCAGGGACAAACACTCGCTTTTGAGCAGCACCTGCACCGGTCCTGGCAGCAGCTGGGCGCTACCCTGCGAGCAGGTCAGCGCGTCTTTGCCACGGAAAACAAATCAGAGACAGAACTTGCGGAGGCCTTTCGCCTCTATCTCGGCGCCATGGACGAGGCCGCAGCCCTTCGGGCCGAGGAACTGTGGCAGGCAATCGGTCCCCTGCCTCCCCGGGGTTGCATCCTTGATATCGGCGCAGGCTCGGGCGCCTTCCTTGCCGCTTTTCTTAGGCGTCATCCAACCTGGTCCGCCATGTACTGCGATCTCCCCCAGGTGGTGGACTCGTCCAATCATCCCCGGCTGGACCCCTTTGCCTCCCGTCTCTCCTGGTGCCGGTGCAATCTGCTTGATGCAGGGGATCCTGAATTTGCTGCCCTGCCCTCATCCGGGTACGATCTGGTGCTGCTCTCCAACCTGATCCACTGCCAGAGTGCTGAAGAGAACGAACGCATACTTCAGCGGGCCGTGGAAAAAACAGCAGCAGAGGGCAAGCTGCTCATCCACGATTTTTTCAGCGACTGTGGCTGGCGCGGCGCCCTCTACGACCTGCACATGATGCTCAACACCTATAACGGCCGCACCTACCCTGTGGAGGAATGTGTTGATATGGCGGCAAGGTGCGGTTTTGGTTACCATATATCACAGGCACTTCATTCTGGTTCCACCCTCCTAACGCTTGCCCGCAGCGAATCCGTGCTCTACGGTCCGACCTACACCTGA